Proteins from a genomic interval of Rhodothermus marinus:
- a CDS encoding vitamin K epoxide reductase family protein encodes MAARNLSDLRGRLRNRRAGLNRLIFGLALLGLLDTTHLWVQQQRQFEEGCFGVASLAPLEKAFDCASVVQSAAGTLLGVSNTIWGALFYAAVALLSALALLRPALHRHRYKLIRAGLLGVGLLYTLYLLYYQAFELATFCALCLVSAGLVLTMAGLQAYELFTFRPATMERPERIRTERLALGGLALAALLLMGADVYLNDALSPKTSTTTADAVTEAQPATQTCSFDTERPPVRYFRDLIMMNDPTAGNPDAKVVVIEYLDPNCPHCKHLHPIMKQVVESYGLQAYFVFKPIPLWQFSIPQVAALYAAAREGKYEAMLEAQFARQRSGGLTLEEILDIAEEIGMDRNELARQINEGVFNEYMQRQSRQASMIGVRGVPTVLINGHFVPGYARTVECLGQLIEQQAKGF; translated from the coding sequence ATGGCAGCTCGAAATCTGTCGGATCTGCGCGGACGCCTGCGCAACCGCCGGGCCGGACTCAACCGCCTGATTTTTGGCCTGGCGCTGCTGGGCCTGCTCGACACGACGCACCTCTGGGTGCAGCAGCAGCGCCAGTTCGAAGAAGGCTGCTTCGGCGTGGCGAGCCTGGCACCGCTGGAAAAGGCCTTCGATTGCGCCTCGGTGGTGCAGAGCGCGGCCGGCACGCTGCTGGGCGTCTCGAATACGATCTGGGGCGCACTGTTCTACGCCGCCGTGGCGCTGCTGAGCGCGCTGGCGTTGCTGCGTCCGGCCCTGCACCGGCATCGGTACAAGCTGATCCGGGCTGGACTGCTCGGCGTCGGGTTGCTTTACACGCTCTACCTGCTCTATTATCAGGCATTCGAGCTGGCCACGTTCTGTGCGCTGTGCCTGGTCTCCGCCGGGCTGGTGCTGACGATGGCCGGCCTGCAGGCCTACGAACTGTTCACCTTTCGACCGGCTACTATGGAACGACCGGAACGCATCCGCACCGAACGACTGGCCCTGGGCGGACTGGCGCTGGCCGCGCTGCTGCTCATGGGCGCCGACGTCTACCTGAACGACGCGCTTTCGCCGAAAACCTCGACCACCACGGCCGACGCCGTGACCGAGGCGCAACCGGCCACGCAGACCTGCAGCTTCGATACAGAGCGGCCGCCGGTGCGCTACTTCCGCGACCTGATCATGATGAACGACCCCACGGCGGGCAATCCCGACGCGAAGGTGGTCGTCATCGAATACCTCGATCCCAATTGCCCGCACTGCAAGCACCTGCACCCGATCATGAAGCAGGTAGTGGAAAGCTACGGGCTGCAGGCCTATTTCGTCTTCAAGCCGATCCCGCTCTGGCAGTTTTCCATTCCGCAGGTGGCCGCCTTGTACGCCGCCGCCCGGGAAGGAAAATATGAAGCCATGCTGGAGGCGCAGTTCGCACGTCAGCGCTCGGGCGGACTGACGCTGGAAGAAATCCTCGACATCGCCGAGGAGATCGGCATGGACCGAAATGAGCTGGCCCGGCAGATCAACGAGGGTGTCTTCAACGAATACATGCAACGGCAGAGCCGGCAGGCCAGCATGATCGGCGTGCGGGGCGTTCCCACCGTGCTGATCAACGGCCACTTCGTACCGGGCTACGCCCGTACCGTCGAATGCCTCGGCCAGCTGATCGAACAGCAGGCAAAGGGCTTCTGA